In the genome of Leptospira fletcheri, one region contains:
- the carA gene encoding glutamine-hydrolyzing carbamoyl-phosphate synthase small subunit, producing MKAFLVLENGDVYEGESFGYETRSVGEIVFNTSLAGYQEILTDPSYANQIVTFTYPMIGNYGVHPENMESSKIQASGMIVKEYVDRPSNFKSQKTLSEFLKEYKIPGIQGIDTRKLTRFIRTNGSPNGGIFVAEKYSDSFLQEVKRFPGIANADLAKVVSTDHKYEFGNPTGKKYKLAVYDYGVKTNILRLLDSAGFAVTVYPAQTPAEEAMKDGVDAFFLSNGPGDPAACTYAIESTKSILQKGYPLFGICLGHQIIGLTLGKKTEKMKFGHRGGNQPVKNMQTGKVEITSQNHGFAVVAETSEKEPISFLNLNDHTVEGILKSGYPLLSVQYHPESSPGPNDSRYLFEKFYELVHSTKNGLRLTGIL from the coding sequence ATGAAAGCGTTCTTGGTTTTAGAAAATGGGGACGTGTACGAAGGAGAATCCTTCGGCTACGAAACCCGTTCCGTCGGAGAAATCGTCTTCAACACCTCGCTGGCAGGGTATCAGGAAATTCTGACGGACCCCTCTTACGCGAACCAAATCGTCACTTTTACCTATCCGATGATCGGAAACTACGGCGTCCATCCGGAGAATATGGAATCCTCCAAAATCCAAGCGAGCGGAATGATCGTAAAGGAATACGTAGACCGACCTTCGAATTTCAAATCCCAAAAGACCTTATCCGAATTCTTAAAGGAATATAAGATCCCCGGAATCCAAGGGATCGACACACGTAAACTGACTCGCTTTATCCGTACGAATGGATCTCCGAACGGAGGGATCTTCGTGGCAGAGAAATATTCCGACTCGTTTCTACAAGAGGTAAAACGCTTTCCCGGGATCGCCAACGCCGACCTGGCAAAGGTGGTCTCCACCGATCATAAATACGAATTCGGAAATCCGACGGGGAAAAAATACAAATTGGCCGTGTACGATTACGGAGTAAAAACCAATATCCTAAGACTCTTGGATTCTGCCGGCTTCGCGGTCACGGTTTATCCCGCCCAGACCCCGGCGGAGGAAGCGATGAAGGATGGAGTGGACGCGTTTTTTCTCTCCAACGGTCCGGGAGATCCCGCAGCCTGCACTTATGCGATCGAATCCACGAAAAGTATATTACAAAAAGGGTATCCATTATTCGGGATCTGCCTGGGCCATCAAATTATAGGGCTTACTCTCGGTAAAAAAACGGAGAAAATGAAATTCGGTCATCGAGGAGGCAACCAGCCGGTGAAAAACATGCAGACCGGTAAGGTGGAAATCACCTCGCAAAACCACGGATTTGCCGTGGTAGCGGAAACTTCCGAAAAAGAACCGATTTCCTTCCTGAATCTGAACGATCATACCGTCGAAGGAATCCTAAAATCCGGCTATCCTCTCCTTTCCGTGCAGTATCACCCGGAAAGCTCCCCCGGACCGAATGACAGCAGATACTTATTCGAAAAATTCTACGAACTCGTGCATTCCACCAAAAACGGACTTCGATTAACAGGGATTCTTTGA
- the thrS gene encoding threonine--tRNA ligase, which translates to MEVSNKVVKFVLPDGSQKEATLGSTYKEFIESNLPFLKNKALAVRLNGNRILDLSRTIDTDAGLEVLTFQDKEGWETFQHSAAHLLGMAVQNLYKQAKLTVGPVIENGPGFFYYDIDFGDAVITPEDFPKIEAEMKKVVESDFEVFRKVWDKKEAIHTFEKMGENYKIEIIGQIPEEQVSIYGMGEWFDLCRGPHIPRSGLLKAFKLTALSGAYWKANKENRMLTRIYGVAFPSKKELDEYFFRMEEAKKRDHRKLGKEMDLFSFQPEAPGFPFWHPKGTVLWNSLADYIRKECAKRGYQEIRTPAVLSSDLWRKSGHWDNFSENMYFVSIDEEEFAIKPMNCPGCSLIYRHHLHSYKELPLRFAELGSVHRHELHGVLHGLFRVRAFTQDDAHIYAPLDFLESEVVDIIDFTFQVYKKFGFTEFKTYIATRPEKSQGKDEDWEFATKALKLALDKKGIPFEIKEGEGAFYGPKIEFNIKDSIGRMWQCGTIQIDFSMPDRFELDYTDSDGAKKRPVMIHRAIYGSLERFIGILIEHFEGKFPLWISPNQVRILTVTDSVQPYGEKVLKQLIDSGYRVEGDFRNEKIGAKIRDSILKKTNYLLVLGEKEKESESLAVRKRGSEETISMTLAEFMKLLQEEN; encoded by the coding sequence TTGGAAGTCAGCAATAAAGTAGTAAAATTCGTTCTCCCTGACGGAAGCCAAAAAGAGGCGACGTTAGGTTCTACCTATAAGGAATTCATAGAATCGAATCTTCCGTTCTTAAAGAACAAGGCATTGGCTGTTCGTTTAAACGGAAACAGAATTTTGGATCTGAGTAGAACGATCGATACTGACGCCGGATTGGAAGTGCTCACTTTTCAGGACAAGGAAGGCTGGGAAACCTTTCAGCATTCCGCCGCTCACTTGCTCGGAATGGCCGTACAGAATCTTTACAAACAGGCCAAGTTGACCGTGGGGCCGGTGATCGAAAACGGTCCCGGATTTTTTTATTACGACATCGATTTCGGAGACGCGGTCATCACTCCGGAAGATTTTCCGAAAATAGAAGCGGAAATGAAGAAAGTCGTGGAAAGCGATTTCGAGGTTTTCCGCAAGGTTTGGGATAAGAAGGAAGCGATCCATACCTTCGAAAAGATGGGCGAGAATTATAAAATTGAAATCATCGGCCAAATTCCGGAAGAGCAGGTATCCATTTACGGGATGGGGGAATGGTTCGATTTGTGCCGAGGTCCTCATATTCCGAGATCGGGACTCCTGAAGGCCTTTAAACTCACCGCCTTGTCCGGCGCTTATTGGAAAGCGAATAAGGAAAATCGAATGCTTACCCGCATTTACGGCGTCGCTTTTCCTTCCAAAAAGGAGTTGGACGAGTATTTCTTCCGTATGGAAGAGGCCAAAAAACGGGACCATCGTAAGCTGGGAAAGGAAATGGATCTTTTTTCCTTCCAACCCGAGGCTCCCGGCTTTCCGTTTTGGCATCCGAAAGGAACGGTTCTCTGGAATTCGTTGGCGGATTATATCCGGAAGGAATGCGCCAAAAGAGGTTACCAGGAAATCAGGACTCCTGCGGTACTATCTTCGGACTTATGGAGAAAAAGTGGTCACTGGGATAATTTCAGCGAAAACATGTACTTCGTTTCGATAGACGAGGAAGAATTCGCCATCAAACCGATGAATTGTCCCGGATGCAGTCTGATTTATAGACATCATCTTCATTCCTACAAGGAACTTCCTTTACGCTTTGCGGAACTCGGGAGCGTGCACCGGCATGAATTGCACGGGGTTCTTCACGGTCTTTTTCGAGTCCGCGCCTTCACCCAGGATGACGCTCATATCTATGCCCCGCTGGATTTTCTGGAATCCGAGGTGGTGGACATTATCGACTTCACGTTTCAAGTGTACAAGAAGTTCGGGTTCACCGAATTCAAAACCTATATCGCTACTCGTCCGGAGAAATCCCAGGGAAAGGACGAGGATTGGGAATTCGCTACCAAGGCCCTGAAGTTGGCTTTGGATAAGAAAGGAATCCCTTTCGAGATCAAGGAAGGAGAAGGCGCTTTTTACGGTCCTAAAATCGAATTCAACATCAAGGACTCGATCGGAAGAATGTGGCAATGCGGTACGATCCAGATCGATTTTTCCATGCCCGATCGTTTTGAATTGGATTATACCGATTCTGACGGAGCAAAAAAAAGGCCCGTCATGATCCACCGAGCGATTTACGGATCCTTGGAAAGGTTCATCGGAATTCTGATCGAACATTTCGAAGGAAAATTTCCGTTGTGGATTTCACCGAACCAAGTTCGAATTCTGACAGTCACCGATTCCGTGCAACCTTACGGCGAGAAGGTGCTAAAGCAACTGATCGACTCGGGCTATCGTGTGGAAGGGGACTTCCGCAACGAAAAGATCGGGGCGAAGATCCGCGACTCTATTTTAAAAAAGACCAATTATCTTCTCGTGCTCGGGGAAAAGGAAAAAGAATCCGAATCACTCGCAGTCCGGAAGAGAGGCTCGGAAGAGACCATAAGCATGACCTTGGCCGAATTTATGAAGCTTCTGCAAGAAGAGAATTGA
- the infC gene encoding translation initiation factor IF-3, which translates to MQRKPQPKPTDKLFSHRINEKITGVSQVRLVTDDGVMIVGFEEALRKAKEENLDLVEVSGDQEIHVCKLIDYGKYKFELLKKSKEAKKKQHVINVKEVKIRPRIDQHDYEIKKRHAVEFLQKGDKVKVSLRFRGREMMHSELGMNVVNRMVEDLKGHGTPEREPVLDGRQIVVVISPAVAK; encoded by the coding sequence ATGCAGAGGAAGCCCCAACCTAAACCAACGGATAAACTGTTTAGCCATAGAATTAACGAAAAAATTACCGGGGTATCCCAGGTAAGATTGGTAACAGATGACGGTGTAATGATCGTCGGTTTCGAAGAAGCCCTCCGGAAGGCGAAGGAAGAAAACCTGGACTTGGTCGAAGTCTCGGGGGACCAGGAAATTCATGTTTGCAAGCTGATCGACTACGGTAAGTACAAGTTCGAACTGCTCAAAAAAAGCAAGGAAGCGAAGAAAAAACAACACGTAATCAACGTAAAAGAAGTGAAGATTCGTCCTCGAATCGACCAACATGATTACGAAATTAAAAAACGTCACGCTGTCGAATTCCTTCAAAAAGGGGATAAGGTGAAAGTAAGTCTCCGCTTCCGTGGTAGAGAAATGATGCACTCGGAATTGGGGATGAACGTCGTAAACCGTATGGTGGAGGACCTGAAAGGTCATGGTACTCCGGAACGGGAACCTGTTTTGGACGGGCGCCAGATCGTTGTTGTAATCAGCCCCGCTGTCGCGAAATAG
- the rpmI gene encoding 50S ribosomal protein L35: MPKLKTNRAAAKRFKFSKNNKIKRKSMNTRHILTKKGPKRRRRLRGMTLVVDADWKSVVRLMPYGVR; this comes from the coding sequence ATGCCTAAGCTGAAGACAAACAGGGCCGCAGCAAAACGGTTCAAGTTTTCCAAAAATAACAAAATCAAACGGAAGAGCATGAACACCCGTCATATTCTTACCAAAAAAGGACCCAAAAGACGCCGTCGTCTACGGGGAATGACTTTGGTCGTGGATGCCGATTGGAAATCCGTCGTTAGATTAATGCCCTACGGAGTGCGATAA
- the rplT gene encoding 50S ribosomal protein L20 produces the protein MPRATNGTIHKNRRKKILKQAKGFRGARSKLYRTAKSAVMKAGQWAYRDRRAKKRDFRKLWIIRINAAAREAGLSYSQFMYGLKKASIDLDRKALAELAFNDKETFNALVEKIKVAG, from the coding sequence ATGCCAAGAGCTACAAACGGAACCATTCACAAGAATCGTCGCAAAAAAATCCTGAAACAGGCCAAAGGTTTTAGGGGCGCGCGCTCTAAACTGTACAGAACAGCCAAGTCCGCCGTAATGAAGGCCGGACAATGGGCTTATCGCGATCGCCGGGCCAAAAAACGCGATTTTCGCAAACTTTGGATCATACGGATCAACGCGGCGGCTCGCGAAGCAGGACTTTCCTATTCTCAGTTCATGTATGGTTTGAAAAAAGCCAGCATCGATCTGGATAGAAAGGCATTGGCCGAACTCGCGTTTAACGACAAAGAGACTTTTAACGCTCTGGTCGAGAAAATCAAGGTAGCCGGTTAA
- a CDS encoding cell division protein ZapB produces MLTMETIEELESKVIKALELISDLRAENGRLESENETLRAENDQMKLAMEEKEKELASVREQLQKTTKELEELKERERALEGKINQLLGRLDGLPTSPVSSSSSSHTPSSAPSVGSASPASSSVPSASSFAGGSASPAAEMPPIIPPAPAVERDTSEEDFNEDDEIILLDDEDDDIAVISESSESSGDDEEIIITDEPIEEFSPVSVGDDDIIIEDDDDAISVFDADEDDDFLVIEDDPKDHTKDHKPEK; encoded by the coding sequence ATGCTAACAATGGAGACCATCGAAGAACTCGAAAGTAAGGTCATTAAGGCCCTCGAACTGATCAGCGATCTCCGCGCGGAAAACGGTCGCCTTGAATCGGAAAATGAAACTCTCCGTGCGGAAAATGACCAGATGAAACTGGCCATGGAGGAAAAGGAAAAGGAACTCGCGTCCGTAAGAGAGCAACTCCAAAAAACGACGAAAGAATTGGAAGAGCTGAAGGAACGCGAAAGGGCACTGGAAGGCAAGATCAACCAGCTTTTGGGTCGATTGGATGGTCTTCCCACTTCTCCTGTTTCTTCGAGCTCTAGTTCTCATACGCCTTCAAGCGCGCCGAGTGTCGGGAGTGCTTCTCCCGCTAGTTCTTCCGTCCCTTCCGCTTCCTCTTTTGCGGGAGGATCTGCTTCTCCGGCGGCGGAAATGCCTCCGATCATTCCTCCTGCTCCAGCAGTGGAAAGAGACACCTCCGAAGAGGATTTTAACGAAGACGATGAAATCATTCTTTTGGACGACGAGGACGATGATATCGCAGTGATTTCCGAATCTTCCGAAAGTTCGGGAGACGACGAAGAAATCATTATCACGGACGAACCGATCGAGGAATTCAGCCCGGTTTCCGTGGGAGACGACGATATCATTATCGAAGATGACGACGATGCGATCAGCGTTTTTGACGCAGACGAAGACGATGATTTCCTCGTTATAGAAGACGACCCGAAAGATCATACCAAAGATCATAAGCCGGAGAAATGA
- a CDS encoding cell division protein ZapA, which translates to MSEKVSARILGDDYTIVGDADPEYIQGLADIVDRKIRELSLGMSSAPKLKLAVLAALNFADELEQLRNSGKNSGGPASPQAEEKTRKLITLLEEGLIGDL; encoded by the coding sequence ATGAGCGAAAAAGTAAGTGCTCGCATTTTAGGCGACGATTACACGATCGTCGGCGACGCGGATCCGGAGTATATCCAAGGATTGGCGGACATTGTGGATCGAAAGATCCGAGAGCTGAGTTTGGGGATGTCTTCCGCCCCCAAACTCAAGCTTGCGGTATTGGCGGCATTGAATTTTGCGGACGAACTGGAGCAGCTCCGAAATTCCGGAAAGAATTCCGGAGGGCCTGCTTCTCCCCAGGCGGAAGAAAAAACCCGAAAATTGATTACTCTCTTGGAAGAAGGCCTGATCGGAGACTTATAA
- a CDS encoding 5-formyltetrahydrofolate cyclo-ligase, giving the protein MESKRELRKKVKEALLSISLRKEKENRIQNALKEIIVASLRENSKPKIITYFPDRYEIPPFAEDFVIGEKIRCYYPKIIGTKLVFLKPDRIQSGAFGIFEPVGEEEILPDQADWILVPALGWNSEGARLGRGKGFYDRTLAEIPKSKLIGLTFESLFPCEFVAEEHDIRVGTLISEKKNHCFPKKSGENSVP; this is encoded by the coding sequence TTGGAGTCGAAACGGGAACTCCGGAAAAAAGTGAAGGAAGCTCTCCTTTCGATTTCGCTTAGAAAAGAAAAAGAGAATCGAATTCAAAACGCTCTGAAAGAAATTATTGTCGCATCCCTTCGGGAAAATTCGAAACCAAAGATTATTACCTACTTTCCGGACCGTTACGAGATCCCGCCGTTCGCCGAAGATTTCGTGATCGGGGAAAAAATCCGTTGCTATTATCCGAAAATCATAGGAACAAAACTGGTCTTTTTGAAGCCGGATCGAATCCAATCGGGTGCTTTCGGAATTTTCGAGCCGGTAGGAGAAGAGGAGATTTTGCCCGACCAAGCGGATTGGATTTTGGTGCCTGCATTGGGCTGGAATTCGGAAGGAGCGAGGCTAGGTAGGGGAAAAGGATTTTACGACCGGACTCTTGCGGAAATTCCAAAATCGAAACTCATCGGTCTGACTTTCGAGTCCCTATTCCCATGCGAATTCGTTGCGGAAGAGCACGATATTCGCGTCGGAACGTTGATAAGCGAAAAAAAAAACCATTGCTTTCCCAAGAAAAGCGGTGAAAATTCAGTCCCATAA
- a CDS encoding chemotaxis protein CheW codes for MKAIEKLNSVEENEIGKESEGLQEFLTFEVDRELFGIDILHIHEILKPVPITRIPNVESSIMGVINLRGEIIPIMDLKELFGIGYSDVLPTTRIIVVVNGEKRAGLLVDSVKQVVKIHKEKISEADSELTVSYSELIESVSQFEETLVLNLDLSRLIDFTTEEN; via the coding sequence GTGAAAGCCATCGAAAAACTGAATTCCGTAGAAGAGAATGAAATCGGAAAAGAATCGGAAGGGTTGCAGGAGTTCCTCACATTCGAGGTGGATCGCGAACTCTTCGGCATAGATATCCTCCATATCCACGAAATTTTAAAACCGGTTCCGATCACTCGGATTCCGAACGTGGAATCCTCCATCATGGGTGTAATCAATCTTCGGGGAGAAATCATTCCGATCATGGACCTCAAGGAACTTTTCGGTATAGGTTACTCCGACGTTCTCCCGACGACTAGAATCATCGTAGTGGTTAACGGTGAAAAAAGAGCAGGTCTGCTCGTGGATTCCGTCAAGCAGGTCGTGAAGATTCATAAAGAGAAAATCAGCGAAGCGGATTCCGAATTGACCGTAAGTTATAGCGAATTGATCGAATCCGTCAGCCAATTCGAAGAGACTCTCGTGTTGAACCTCGATCTCTCTAGACTGATCGATTTTACGACGGAGGAAAACTAA
- a CDS encoding chemotaxis protein CheW — MAGVLGEYTELFLEESEDQIEELNANLLKLERDQSNPAIINDIFRAAHSLKSSAAFVGLYNLSDLAHKMENLLQSIRDGKLSVKLSLVNLLFHCFDLIKNVIVNVAEGKKVDTPYTDMIRKLEAYENDPESFQPGAAIGKKTQGSELSRKEEASFSSELQLDADDQKELEEALKEGKGGLWILKVGLKPDAPMKGLRYSLILQNLKTLGIVHKTSPSLEELEKGTESLALHILLQSDKPKDELTKAANVDMVENLTVENFQPSSEYRYEKSSDSASSSGNYQLEDEEKSTDAKITLKSIKVSSDKLDQLMNNVGELVITNSGFQKIYDDLLRTFGEDQLFNELKGRIDLINRISKELQSGIMNIRMVPISTVFRRFSRLVRDLSLETGKKVELVLNGESTELDKKVIDALGEPMLHLIRNSVDHGIETPEERRKAGKSEVGIVELNAYQGGSNIMVEIRDDGKGLDVDRIRMKAVEKGLVSEANAAELSENEIYQFIFAPGFSTAEKITDISGRGVGMNVVNNLIQEFKGKILIQSQKGVGTSFVLSFPQALAIIPSILIMMEEEVYAFPLSEVNETIKVNNEQITTLEGNEIINLRGEVLPIYRLNRILGLQDKTDRDEAPVVIVQFKGRKLGFMVDELVGKHETVIKSLEKNFKNIKGLTGASIMGDGTIIMVLDIPGLVEISSRLDESGKYVNFNLETMKRISTIRTIETEEEMYIQKTANPTNVYNHKLHEITARERAKRKKSERKREDDSKKIVAEKEDLHRENGGGTESGFSVEFKVPEDRLLANSGSTIESSSSGNSNTAILEKETTVPKKQGMEEEYRSHISELVSDTVQTDEEKKRADRIIEGFLEQKKERMMSVSHTKDFTGNLTREQIKKIEAVVNTGMMNAGMVLSQILNRNVDLFIPEIIMNDKEGLASEIRFSDDKFYGMKVRMNGDLNGNLLMMFSRENAKNLAKELLDSVSSGDVLDDDTKSVLSEISNIVCASVLNSISNKAKVSVMPDVPELVEGTFLEVLEVVKPERTKFLSMLTEFNHEGNNLLGVLLFLPDFDELMAILPKF, encoded by the coding sequence GTGGCGGGAGTATTAGGGGAATATACTGAACTCTTTTTGGAAGAGTCCGAAGACCAAATCGAAGAGTTGAACGCGAATTTATTGAAGCTGGAAAGAGACCAATCCAATCCTGCTATCATCAACGACATATTTCGAGCCGCTCACTCCTTAAAAAGTTCCGCAGCCTTCGTAGGTCTATATAACCTTTCCGATCTGGCTCACAAAATGGAGAATCTTCTCCAAAGTATCCGGGACGGAAAACTTTCCGTCAAACTTTCGTTAGTGAACCTCCTGTTTCACTGCTTCGACCTGATCAAGAACGTCATCGTCAACGTAGCGGAAGGAAAGAAAGTCGATACTCCCTATACCGATATGATCCGGAAACTGGAAGCCTACGAGAACGATCCCGAATCTTTCCAACCCGGCGCCGCCATCGGCAAGAAAACTCAAGGTTCCGAACTTTCCCGAAAAGAGGAGGCCTCCTTCTCCAGCGAATTGCAATTGGATGCCGACGACCAAAAGGAACTGGAAGAAGCGTTGAAAGAGGGTAAGGGCGGTTTGTGGATCCTAAAAGTGGGGCTGAAGCCGGACGCTCCCATGAAGGGATTGCGCTATTCTCTAATATTACAAAATTTGAAAACTTTGGGAATCGTCCATAAAACTAGCCCTTCTTTGGAGGAGCTGGAGAAAGGAACGGAATCTCTCGCTCTTCATATTCTGCTCCAGAGCGATAAGCCCAAAGACGAACTGACCAAGGCCGCGAATGTGGACATGGTAGAGAATCTGACTGTCGAGAATTTCCAACCTTCTTCCGAATACAGGTACGAAAAATCTTCCGATTCCGCATCTTCTTCCGGAAACTACCAACTCGAAGACGAGGAAAAGTCGACGGATGCAAAGATCACGTTAAAGAGTATCAAGGTATCTTCGGATAAATTGGACCAATTGATGAATAACGTCGGAGAATTGGTCATTACCAATTCCGGATTTCAAAAAATATACGACGACCTGCTTCGTACTTTCGGCGAAGACCAGCTTTTCAACGAATTGAAGGGTCGGATCGATCTGATCAATCGGATCTCCAAAGAGTTGCAGTCCGGAATCATGAACATCCGGATGGTTCCTATTTCGACCGTTTTCCGCCGCTTTTCCCGGTTGGTCCGAGACCTGTCTTTGGAGACCGGTAAGAAAGTGGAATTGGTGCTAAACGGAGAATCCACGGAATTGGATAAGAAGGTGATCGACGCTCTCGGCGAACCAATGCTTCATCTCATCCGCAATTCCGTGGACCACGGGATCGAAACTCCGGAGGAAAGAAGAAAGGCCGGAAAGTCGGAAGTCGGAATCGTGGAACTGAACGCTTATCAGGGCGGCAGCAATATCATGGTTGAAATACGCGACGACGGTAAGGGGCTCGACGTGGACCGTATCCGTATGAAAGCCGTCGAGAAGGGATTGGTTTCCGAAGCAAACGCGGCGGAACTTTCCGAAAACGAAATATATCAGTTTATTTTCGCCCCCGGATTTTCCACCGCCGAAAAGATCACCGATATCTCCGGTCGCGGAGTCGGTATGAACGTGGTCAATAACCTGATTCAGGAATTCAAAGGAAAGATATTGATCCAATCCCAAAAAGGGGTCGGGACTTCCTTCGTTCTTTCTTTCCCTCAAGCTCTTGCGATCATACCTTCCATTTTGATCATGATGGAAGAGGAGGTCTATGCCTTCCCGCTTTCGGAAGTCAACGAGACGATCAAGGTCAACAACGAACAAATCACCACGCTGGAAGGCAACGAAATCATCAATCTCCGCGGCGAGGTTCTGCCGATTTATCGGTTGAACCGGATTCTCGGTCTCCAGGATAAAACGGACAGGGACGAAGCTCCCGTTGTCATCGTGCAATTCAAGGGAAGAAAGCTGGGTTTCATGGTGGACGAACTCGTAGGAAAACACGAGACCGTGATCAAATCTTTGGAGAAGAACTTCAAGAATATCAAAGGATTGACCGGTGCCTCCATCATGGGTGACGGAACCATCATCATGGTCTTGGACATTCCGGGTCTCGTCGAGATTTCTTCTCGTTTGGATGAAAGCGGTAAATACGTCAACTTCAACCTCGAGACCATGAAGCGGATCAGTACGATTCGCACGATCGAGACGGAAGAGGAGATGTACATCCAGAAGACGGCTAATCCTACGAACGTCTACAATCATAAACTGCACGAGATCACCGCTCGCGAACGTGCTAAACGAAAGAAATCCGAACGCAAGCGGGAAGATGATTCCAAAAAGATCGTCGCGGAAAAAGAGGACTTGCACCGCGAAAACGGCGGAGGGACCGAATCGGGATTTTCCGTGGAGTTCAAGGTTCCCGAGGACCGCCTTCTCGCGAATTCCGGAAGCACGATCGAATCCTCTTCCTCCGGCAACTCTAACACTGCAATTCTGGAAAAGGAAACTACGGTTCCTAAGAAGCAAGGAATGGAAGAAGAATACCGTTCTCACATATCCGAACTCGTGTCCGACACGGTCCAAACGGACGAGGAAAAGAAAAGGGCGGACCGGATCATCGAGGGATTCTTAGAGCAGAAAAAGGAAAGAATGATGTCGGTCTCCCATACGAAGGACTTTACCGGCAACCTGACTCGAGAACAGATCAAAAAAATAGAAGCGGTCGTCAACACCGGAATGATGAACGCCGGAATGGTACTTTCCCAGATTCTAAACCGGAATGTGGACCTATTTATTCCGGAAATCATCATGAACGATAAGGAAGGCTTGGCATCCGAAATCAGGTTTTCGGACGATAAGTTTTACGGAATGAAAGTCAGGATGAACGGCGACCTGAACGGAAACCTTCTCATGATGTTTTCGAGGGAAAACGCCAAAAATTTGGCCAAGGAACTCTTGGATTCGGTTTCTTCAGGAGACGTTTTGGACGACGATACTAAGAGCGTATTGTCGGAGATTTCCAACATCGTTTGCGCGTCCGTCTTGAACTCCATCTCCAACAAGGCGAAGGTGAGCGTCATGCCGGACGTCCCCGAATTGGTGGAAGGTACTTTTCTGGAAGTTTTGGAAGTAGTCAAACCGGAACGTACGAAATTTCTAAGTATGTTGACCGAATTCAATCATGAAGGAAATAACCTTCTCGGAGTTCTTCTGTTTCTGCCGGACTTCGACGAACTCATGGCCATCCTTCCCAAGTTCTAA
- a CDS encoding protein-glutamate methylesterase/protein-glutamine glutaminase, translated as MNSSSPIRVVIIDDSLLVRNIISDQIQRDEKIQVIATGKTGVDCIELTEKLKPDMVILDVEMPVLDGLSALQELRKKRLGVPVMMLSVLTQHGAEATFKALEYGAIDFIPKPSSTNHFNPEELGAVLRNRIISYFDSIRGIRPLFDPHKVSPAGKIPVFKSERKPVEAICIGTSTGGPKALQTVFSEFPERFYLPIFVVQHMPVGFTKAFAARLNEHSKITVKEAEDGEPVEAGVGYVAPGDAHLSIVTRGGRKWIALDKEGLVNGHKPSVEVLFDSAIREYGSASIGVIMTGMGKDGSAATLRMREAGAATIAQDEASSVIFGMNRQAVEMGGVQFVEPLSAITTRILSILKERGN; from the coding sequence ATGAATTCCAGCTCGCCCATTCGGGTCGTGATCATCGACGATTCGCTTCTCGTACGGAATATAATTTCGGACCAAATCCAAAGGGACGAAAAGATCCAAGTCATAGCCACGGGAAAAACCGGGGTGGACTGCATCGAATTAACCGAAAAATTGAAGCCGGATATGGTCATTTTGGATGTGGAAATGCCCGTATTGGACGGACTTTCCGCGCTGCAGGAACTCCGGAAAAAAAGGTTGGGAGTTCCGGTGATGATGCTTTCCGTTTTGACCCAGCACGGCGCCGAAGCTACATTCAAAGCCTTGGAATACGGAGCGATCGATTTTATTCCGAAGCCTTCCAGCACCAATCATTTTAATCCCGAAGAGCTGGGAGCGGTATTACGAAACAGAATCATTTCGTACTTCGATAGTATCCGCGGGATTCGTCCTCTTTTCGATCCTCATAAGGTTTCTCCCGCCGGGAAGATTCCGGTTTTCAAGTCGGAAAGGAAACCTGTCGAGGCGATCTGTATCGGTACTTCCACCGGCGGCCCCAAAGCGCTGCAGACCGTTTTTTCCGAATTTCCAGAAAGATTTTATTTACCGATTTTCGTCGTACAGCACATGCCGGTGGGTTTTACCAAAGCGTTTGCTGCGAGATTAAACGAACACTCCAAAATTACTGTAAAAGAAGCGGAAGATGGGGAACCGGTGGAAGCCGGAGTAGGATACGTCGCTCCCGGTGACGCTCATTTGTCTATTGTGACGAGGGGCGGACGGAAATGGATTGCACTCGATAAGGAAGGGCTTGTAAATGGACACAAGCCCTCAGTAGAAGTTCTTTTTGATAGTGCAATCCGAGAATACGGTAGCGCCTCAATCGGCGTGATCATGACCGGAATGGGAAAGGACGGTTCCGCTGCCACTCTCCGAATGAGAGAGGCCGGAGCGGCAACGATCGCTCAGGATGAGGCAAGTTCCGTTATTTTCGGCATGAACCGCCAAGCCGTGGAGATGGGTGGAGTTCAGTTCGTGGAACCTTTAAGCGCAATTACAACTAGGATACTTTCTATTCTTAAGGAAAGGGGAAATTAA